The Bombus huntii isolate Logan2020A unplaced genomic scaffold, iyBomHunt1.1 ctg00000084.1, whole genome shotgun sequence genome has a window encoding:
- the LOC126876586 gene encoding katanin p60 ATPase-containing subunit A-like 2 isoform X1: MNGDLSMQGSMNKIFYNLRKKEESRISERHRNILYLVCDYLEHNGNQWTSWKEKAKPNLKIRHRYIDVSDVLFREARLSPEHRVCDNIDLEIIVAEYENYYKMKFQKYPILCKKITGREMTREVTNASKTVCRSIETKAKSVSKQARSEPVKETNLQQKITDDNTNHINLAMTVTSIFPNESDGRSSEELFNVPMEQSMQSKILKCIEKFYSDNPELRKIAEDISCRRRHFIFVSSQEIIVNKLNVHWDDVIGLEECKTAVKEAVVYPLKYHIFFDGPFSPWKGILLYGPPGTGKTKLAKAVATECHCTFFNITASSLVSKWRGDSEKYIRVSCFVYVLFELAYSHSPTIIFIDEIDWIATNKGDCILSEPAKRFRSELLSRLDGLVSNENSNVVLLATTNSPWGIDAALLRRLEKQIYVSLPNEVARLGIFKLYLSNHLLENTDIVNHIVKCTERYSCADIKLLCKQAWLPEISPIWRRLEKKETPVTTLKYELKSYEILAKLLQKMSPTVMQIDKYDTWNK, translated from the exons aaatcagTGGACATCATGGAAAGAGAAGGCGAaaccaaatttgaaaattcgacatcg GTATATAGACGTTAGCGATGTATTATTCCGGGAAGCTCGTCTATCTCCCGAACATCGGGTTTGCGACAACatcgatttggaaattatcgttgcagagtatgaaaattattacaagatgaaatttcaaaaatatcccatattgtgtaagaaaataactggaagggaaatgacgagggaagtgacaaatgcaagcaaaac TGTTTGTAGAAGTATTGAGACAAAAGCCAAATCTGTTAGTAAACAAGCGAGAAGTGAGCCTGTGAAAGAGACGAATCTACAGCAGAAGATAACTGATGACAATACGAATCATATTAATCTCGCAATGACAGTGACGTCAATATTCCCCAATGAGAGTGATGGACGTTCATCAGAAGAGCTATTTAACGTCCCAATGGAACAATCCATGCaatcgaagatattgaaatgcaTTGAAAAGTTTTATTCAGATAATCCGGAATTACGAAAGATTGCTGAGGACATCTCATGC agaagacgccattttatctttgtatcgTCACAGGAGATCatagtaaacaaattaaatgtacattgggatgacgttataggccTAGAGGAATGTAAAACCGCTGTTAAGGAGGCCGTTGTGTATCCCCTTAAGTATCATATCTTTTTTGATGGCCCGTTTTCCCCCTGGAAAGGTATTTTGCTGTACGGCCCACCTGGTACAG ggaaaacgaagttagcgaaggcagtcgcgacagaatgccattgcaccttttttaacataactgCCAGCTCATTGGTCAGCAAATGGAGAGGCGATTCCGAgaagtatatacgtgtaagttgctttgtctat gttttatttgaacttgcctatagtcattcgcctacaattatttttatcgacgagattgACTGGATCGCCACAAATAAAGGAGACTGTATATTGTCTGAACCTGCAAAGAGATTCAGATCAGAACTTCTTTCTAGATTGGATGGATTAGTGTCTAATGAGAATTCTAATGTAGTTCTTCTGGCTACAACTAATTCCCCTTG gggcattgatgcagctttactcaggcgtctcgaaaagcaaatatacgtatcattacccaatgaagttgctcgacttggtatattcaaattataccttagcaaccacttattagaaaatacagatattgtaaaccacatagtaaaatgtactgaaagatattcttgtgcagatataaaattgctttgtaAGCAAGCGTGGCTACCAGAAATAAGCCCGATATGGAGGagacttgaaaagaaagaaacacctgttaccactttgaaatatgaattaaaaagttatgaaatattagcaaaattgttacaaaaaatgtcacctacagttatgcaaatagataaatatgatacgtggaacaaataa
- the LOC126876586 gene encoding katanin p60 ATPase-containing subunit A-like 2 isoform X5, with translation MNFLKYPIWYLIYFEESRISERHRNILYLVCDYLEHNGNQWTSWKEKAKPNLKIRHRYIDVSDVLFREARLSPEHRVCDNIDLEIIVAEYENYYKMKFQKYPILCKKITGREMTREVTNASKTVCRSIETKAKSVSKQARSEPVKETNLQQKITDDNTNHINLAMTVTSIFPNESDGRSSEELFNVPMEQSMQSKILKCIEKFYSDNPELRKIAEDISCRRRHFIFVSSQEIIVNKLNVHWDDVIGLEECKTAVKEAVVYPLKYHIFFDGPFSPWKGILLYGPPGTGKTKLAKAVATECHCTFFNITASSLVSKWRGDSEKYIRVSCFVYVLFELAYSHSPTIIFIDEIDWIATNKGDCILSEPAKRFRSELLSRLDGLVSNENSNVVLLATTNSPWGIDAALLRRLEKQIYVSLPNEVARLGIFKLYLSNHLLENTDIVNHIVKCTERYSCADIKLLCKQAWLPEISPIWRRLEKKETPVTTLKYELKSYEILAKLLQKMSPTVMQIDKYDTWNK, from the exons aaatcagTGGACATCATGGAAAGAGAAGGCGAaaccaaatttgaaaattcgacatcg GTATATAGACGTTAGCGATGTATTATTCCGGGAAGCTCGTCTATCTCCCGAACATCGGGTTTGCGACAACatcgatttggaaattatcgttgcagagtatgaaaattattacaagatgaaatttcaaaaatatcccatattgtgtaagaaaataactggaagggaaatgacgagggaagtgacaaatgcaagcaaaac TGTTTGTAGAAGTATTGAGACAAAAGCCAAATCTGTTAGTAAACAAGCGAGAAGTGAGCCTGTGAAAGAGACGAATCTACAGCAGAAGATAACTGATGACAATACGAATCATATTAATCTCGCAATGACAGTGACGTCAATATTCCCCAATGAGAGTGATGGACGTTCATCAGAAGAGCTATTTAACGTCCCAATGGAACAATCCATGCaatcgaagatattgaaatgcaTTGAAAAGTTTTATTCAGATAATCCGGAATTACGAAAGATTGCTGAGGACATCTCATGC agaagacgccattttatctttgtatcgTCACAGGAGATCatagtaaacaaattaaatgtacattgggatgacgttataggccTAGAGGAATGTAAAACCGCTGTTAAGGAGGCCGTTGTGTATCCCCTTAAGTATCATATCTTTTTTGATGGCCCGTTTTCCCCCTGGAAAGGTATTTTGCTGTACGGCCCACCTGGTACAG ggaaaacgaagttagcgaaggcagtcgcgacagaatgccattgcaccttttttaacataactgCCAGCTCATTGGTCAGCAAATGGAGAGGCGATTCCGAgaagtatatacgtgtaagttgctttgtctat gttttatttgaacttgcctatagtcattcgcctacaattatttttatcgacgagattgACTGGATCGCCACAAATAAAGGAGACTGTATATTGTCTGAACCTGCAAAGAGATTCAGATCAGAACTTCTTTCTAGATTGGATGGATTAGTGTCTAATGAGAATTCTAATGTAGTTCTTCTGGCTACAACTAATTCCCCTTG gggcattgatgcagctttactcaggcgtctcgaaaagcaaatatacgtatcattacccaatgaagttgctcgacttggtatattcaaattataccttagcaaccacttattagaaaatacagatattgtaaaccacatagtaaaatgtactgaaagatattcttgtgcagatataaaattgctttgtaAGCAAGCGTGGCTACCAGAAATAAGCCCGATATGGAGGagacttgaaaagaaagaaacacctgttaccactttgaaatatgaattaaaaagttatgaaatattagcaaaattgttacaaaaaatgtcacctacagttatgcaaatagataaatatgatacgtggaacaaataa
- the LOC126876586 gene encoding katanin p60 ATPase-containing subunit A-like 2 isoform X3 — MNGDLSMQGSMNKIFYNLRKKEESRISERHRNILYLVCDYLEHNGNQWTSWKEKAKPNLKIRHRYIDVSDVLFREARLSPEHRVCDNIDLEIIVAEYENYYKMKFQKYPILCKKITGREMTREVTNASKTIETKAKSVSKQARSEPVKETNLQQKITDDNTNHINLAMTVTSIFPNESDGRSSEELFNVPMEQSMQSKILKCIEKFYSDNPELRKIAEDISCRRRHFIFVSSQEIIVNKLNVHWDDVIGLEECKTAVKEAVVYPLKYHIFFDGPFSPWKGILLYGPPGTGKTKLAKAVATECHCTFFNITASSLVSKWRGDSEKYIRVSCFVYVLFELAYSHSPTIIFIDEIDWIATNKGDCILSEPAKRFRSELLSRLDGLVSNENSNVVLLATTNSPWGIDAALLRRLEKQIYVSLPNEVARLGIFKLYLSNHLLENTDIVNHIVKCTERYSCADIKLLCKQAWLPEISPIWRRLEKKETPVTTLKYELKSYEILAKLLQKMSPTVMQIDKYDTWNK, encoded by the exons aaatcagTGGACATCATGGAAAGAGAAGGCGAaaccaaatttgaaaattcgacatcg GTATATAGACGTTAGCGATGTATTATTCCGGGAAGCTCGTCTATCTCCCGAACATCGGGTTTGCGACAACatcgatttggaaattatcgttgcagagtatgaaaattattacaagatgaaatttcaaaaatatcccatattgtgtaagaaaataactggaagggaaatgacgagggaagtgacaaatgcaagcaaaac TATTGAGACAAAAGCCAAATCTGTTAGTAAACAAGCGAGAAGTGAGCCTGTGAAAGAGACGAATCTACAGCAGAAGATAACTGATGACAATACGAATCATATTAATCTCGCAATGACAGTGACGTCAATATTCCCCAATGAGAGTGATGGACGTTCATCAGAAGAGCTATTTAACGTCCCAATGGAACAATCCATGCaatcgaagatattgaaatgcaTTGAAAAGTTTTATTCAGATAATCCGGAATTACGAAAGATTGCTGAGGACATCTCATGC agaagacgccattttatctttgtatcgTCACAGGAGATCatagtaaacaaattaaatgtacattgggatgacgttataggccTAGAGGAATGTAAAACCGCTGTTAAGGAGGCCGTTGTGTATCCCCTTAAGTATCATATCTTTTTTGATGGCCCGTTTTCCCCCTGGAAAGGTATTTTGCTGTACGGCCCACCTGGTACAG ggaaaacgaagttagcgaaggcagtcgcgacagaatgccattgcaccttttttaacataactgCCAGCTCATTGGTCAGCAAATGGAGAGGCGATTCCGAgaagtatatacgtgtaagttgctttgtctat gttttatttgaacttgcctatagtcattcgcctacaattatttttatcgacgagattgACTGGATCGCCACAAATAAAGGAGACTGTATATTGTCTGAACCTGCAAAGAGATTCAGATCAGAACTTCTTTCTAGATTGGATGGATTAGTGTCTAATGAGAATTCTAATGTAGTTCTTCTGGCTACAACTAATTCCCCTTG gggcattgatgcagctttactcaggcgtctcgaaaagcaaatatacgtatcattacccaatgaagttgctcgacttggtatattcaaattataccttagcaaccacttattagaaaatacagatattgtaaaccacatagtaaaatgtactgaaagatattcttgtgcagatataaaattgctttgtaAGCAAGCGTGGCTACCAGAAATAAGCCCGATATGGAGGagacttgaaaagaaagaaacacctgttaccactttgaaatatgaattaaaaagttatgaaatattagcaaaattgttacaaaaaatgtcacctacagttatgcaaatagataaatatgatacgtggaacaaataa
- the LOC126876586 gene encoding katanin p60 ATPase-containing subunit A-like 2 isoform X4: MNGDLSMQGSMNKIFYNLRKKEESRISERHRNILYLVCDYLEHNGNQWTSWKEKAKPNLKIRHRYIDVSDVLFREARLSPEHRVCDNIDLEIIVAEYENYYKMKFQKYPILCKKITGREMTREVTNASKTVCRSIETKAKSVSKQARSEPVKETNLQQKITDDNTNHINLAMTVTSIFPNESDGRSSEELFNVPMEQSMQSKILKCIEKFYSDNPELRKIAEDISCRRRHFIFVSSQEIIVNKLNVHWDDVIGLEECKTAVKEAVVYPLKYHIFFDGPFSPWKGILLYGPPGTGKTKLAKAVATECHCTFFNITASSLVSKWRGDSEKYIRVLFELAYSHSPTIIFIDEIDWIATNKGDCILSEPAKRFRSELLSRLDGLVSNENSNVVLLATTNSPWGIDAALLRRLEKQIYVSLPNEVARLGIFKLYLSNHLLENTDIVNHIVKCTERYSCADIKLLCKQAWLPEISPIWRRLEKKETPVTTLKYELKSYEILAKLLQKMSPTVMQIDKYDTWNK, from the exons aaatcagTGGACATCATGGAAAGAGAAGGCGAaaccaaatttgaaaattcgacatcg GTATATAGACGTTAGCGATGTATTATTCCGGGAAGCTCGTCTATCTCCCGAACATCGGGTTTGCGACAACatcgatttggaaattatcgttgcagagtatgaaaattattacaagatgaaatttcaaaaatatcccatattgtgtaagaaaataactggaagggaaatgacgagggaagtgacaaatgcaagcaaaac TGTTTGTAGAAGTATTGAGACAAAAGCCAAATCTGTTAGTAAACAAGCGAGAAGTGAGCCTGTGAAAGAGACGAATCTACAGCAGAAGATAACTGATGACAATACGAATCATATTAATCTCGCAATGACAGTGACGTCAATATTCCCCAATGAGAGTGATGGACGTTCATCAGAAGAGCTATTTAACGTCCCAATGGAACAATCCATGCaatcgaagatattgaaatgcaTTGAAAAGTTTTATTCAGATAATCCGGAATTACGAAAGATTGCTGAGGACATCTCATGC agaagacgccattttatctttgtatcgTCACAGGAGATCatagtaaacaaattaaatgtacattgggatgacgttataggccTAGAGGAATGTAAAACCGCTGTTAAGGAGGCCGTTGTGTATCCCCTTAAGTATCATATCTTTTTTGATGGCCCGTTTTCCCCCTGGAAAGGTATTTTGCTGTACGGCCCACCTGGTACAG ggaaaacgaagttagcgaaggcagtcgcgacagaatgccattgcaccttttttaacataactgCCAGCTCATTGGTCAGCAAATGGAGAGGCGATTCCGAgaagtatatacgt gttttatttgaacttgcctatagtcattcgcctacaattatttttatcgacgagattgACTGGATCGCCACAAATAAAGGAGACTGTATATTGTCTGAACCTGCAAAGAGATTCAGATCAGAACTTCTTTCTAGATTGGATGGATTAGTGTCTAATGAGAATTCTAATGTAGTTCTTCTGGCTACAACTAATTCCCCTTG gggcattgatgcagctttactcaggcgtctcgaaaagcaaatatacgtatcattacccaatgaagttgctcgacttggtatattcaaattataccttagcaaccacttattagaaaatacagatattgtaaaccacatagtaaaatgtactgaaagatattcttgtgcagatataaaattgctttgtaAGCAAGCGTGGCTACCAGAAATAAGCCCGATATGGAGGagacttgaaaagaaagaaacacctgttaccactttgaaatatgaattaaaaagttatgaaatattagcaaaattgttacaaaaaatgtcacctacagttatgcaaatagataaatatgatacgtggaacaaataa
- the LOC126876586 gene encoding katanin p60 ATPase-containing subunit A-like 2 isoform X6 → MNGDLSMQGSMNKIFYNLRKKEESRISERHRNILYLVCDYLEHNGNQWTSWKEKAKPNLKIRHRYIDVSDVLFREARLSPEHRVCDNIDLEIIVAEYENYYKMKFQKYPILCKKITGREMTREVTNASKTVCRSIETKAKSVSKQARSEPVKETNLQQKITDDNTNHINLAMTVTSIFPNESDGRSSEELFNVPMEQSMQSKILKCIEKFYSDNPELRKIAEDISCEIIVNKLNVHWDDVIGLEECKTAVKEAVVYPLKYHIFFDGPFSPWKGILLYGPPGTGKTKLAKAVATECHCTFFNITASSLVSKWRGDSEKYIRVSCFVYVLFELAYSHSPTIIFIDEIDWIATNKGDCILSEPAKRFRSELLSRLDGLVSNENSNVVLLATTNSPWGIDAALLRRLEKQIYVSLPNEVARLGIFKLYLSNHLLENTDIVNHIVKCTERYSCADIKLLCKQAWLPEISPIWRRLEKKETPVTTLKYELKSYEILAKLLQKMSPTVMQIDKYDTWNK, encoded by the exons aaatcagTGGACATCATGGAAAGAGAAGGCGAaaccaaatttgaaaattcgacatcg GTATATAGACGTTAGCGATGTATTATTCCGGGAAGCTCGTCTATCTCCCGAACATCGGGTTTGCGACAACatcgatttggaaattatcgttgcagagtatgaaaattattacaagatgaaatttcaaaaatatcccatattgtgtaagaaaataactggaagggaaatgacgagggaagtgacaaatgcaagcaaaac TGTTTGTAGAAGTATTGAGACAAAAGCCAAATCTGTTAGTAAACAAGCGAGAAGTGAGCCTGTGAAAGAGACGAATCTACAGCAGAAGATAACTGATGACAATACGAATCATATTAATCTCGCAATGACAGTGACGTCAATATTCCCCAATGAGAGTGATGGACGTTCATCAGAAGAGCTATTTAACGTCCCAATGGAACAATCCATGCaatcgaagatattgaaatgcaTTGAAAAGTTTTATTCAGATAATCCGGAATTACGAAAGATTGCTGAGGACATCTCATGC GAGATCatagtaaacaaattaaatgtacattgggatgacgttataggccTAGAGGAATGTAAAACCGCTGTTAAGGAGGCCGTTGTGTATCCCCTTAAGTATCATATCTTTTTTGATGGCCCGTTTTCCCCCTGGAAAGGTATTTTGCTGTACGGCCCACCTGGTACAG ggaaaacgaagttagcgaaggcagtcgcgacagaatgccattgcaccttttttaacataactgCCAGCTCATTGGTCAGCAAATGGAGAGGCGATTCCGAgaagtatatacgtgtaagttgctttgtctat gttttatttgaacttgcctatagtcattcgcctacaattatttttatcgacgagattgACTGGATCGCCACAAATAAAGGAGACTGTATATTGTCTGAACCTGCAAAGAGATTCAGATCAGAACTTCTTTCTAGATTGGATGGATTAGTGTCTAATGAGAATTCTAATGTAGTTCTTCTGGCTACAACTAATTCCCCTTG gggcattgatgcagctttactcaggcgtctcgaaaagcaaatatacgtatcattacccaatgaagttgctcgacttggtatattcaaattataccttagcaaccacttattagaaaatacagatattgtaaaccacatagtaaaatgtactgaaagatattcttgtgcagatataaaattgctttgtaAGCAAGCGTGGCTACCAGAAATAAGCCCGATATGGAGGagacttgaaaagaaagaaacacctgttaccactttgaaatatgaattaaaaagttatgaaatattagcaaaattgttacaaaaaatgtcacctacagttatgcaaatagataaatatgatacgtggaacaaataa
- the LOC126876586 gene encoding katanin p60 ATPase-containing subunit A-like 2 isoform X7 translates to MNGDLSMQGSMNKIFYNLRKKEESRISERHRNILYLVCDYLEHNGNQWTSWKEKAKPNLKIRHRYIDVSDVLFREARLSPEHRVCDNIDLEIIVAEYENYYKMKFQKYPILCKKITGREMTREVTNASKTVCRSIETKAKSVSKQARSEPVKETNLQQKITDDNTNHINLAMTVTSIFPNESDGRSSEELFNVPMEQSMQSKILKCIEKFYSDNPELRKIAEDISCEIIVNKLNVHWDDVIGLEECKTAVKEAVVYPLKYHIFFDGPFSPWKGILLYGPPGTGKTKLAKAVATECHCTFFNITASSLVSKWRGDSEKYIRVLFELAYSHSPTIIFIDEIDWIATNKGDCILSEPAKRFRSELLSRLDGLVSNENSNVVLLATTNSPWGIDAALLRRLEKQIYVSLPNEVARLGIFKLYLSNHLLENTDIVNHIVKCTERYSCADIKLLCKQAWLPEISPIWRRLEKKETPVTTLKYELKSYEILAKLLQKMSPTVMQIDKYDTWNK, encoded by the exons aaatcagTGGACATCATGGAAAGAGAAGGCGAaaccaaatttgaaaattcgacatcg GTATATAGACGTTAGCGATGTATTATTCCGGGAAGCTCGTCTATCTCCCGAACATCGGGTTTGCGACAACatcgatttggaaattatcgttgcagagtatgaaaattattacaagatgaaatttcaaaaatatcccatattgtgtaagaaaataactggaagggaaatgacgagggaagtgacaaatgcaagcaaaac TGTTTGTAGAAGTATTGAGACAAAAGCCAAATCTGTTAGTAAACAAGCGAGAAGTGAGCCTGTGAAAGAGACGAATCTACAGCAGAAGATAACTGATGACAATACGAATCATATTAATCTCGCAATGACAGTGACGTCAATATTCCCCAATGAGAGTGATGGACGTTCATCAGAAGAGCTATTTAACGTCCCAATGGAACAATCCATGCaatcgaagatattgaaatgcaTTGAAAAGTTTTATTCAGATAATCCGGAATTACGAAAGATTGCTGAGGACATCTCATGC GAGATCatagtaaacaaattaaatgtacattgggatgacgttataggccTAGAGGAATGTAAAACCGCTGTTAAGGAGGCCGTTGTGTATCCCCTTAAGTATCATATCTTTTTTGATGGCCCGTTTTCCCCCTGGAAAGGTATTTTGCTGTACGGCCCACCTGGTACAG ggaaaacgaagttagcgaaggcagtcgcgacagaatgccattgcaccttttttaacataactgCCAGCTCATTGGTCAGCAAATGGAGAGGCGATTCCGAgaagtatatacgt gttttatttgaacttgcctatagtcattcgcctacaattatttttatcgacgagattgACTGGATCGCCACAAATAAAGGAGACTGTATATTGTCTGAACCTGCAAAGAGATTCAGATCAGAACTTCTTTCTAGATTGGATGGATTAGTGTCTAATGAGAATTCTAATGTAGTTCTTCTGGCTACAACTAATTCCCCTTG gggcattgatgcagctttactcaggcgtctcgaaaagcaaatatacgtatcattacccaatgaagttgctcgacttggtatattcaaattataccttagcaaccacttattagaaaatacagatattgtaaaccacatagtaaaatgtactgaaagatattcttgtgcagatataaaattgctttgtaAGCAAGCGTGGCTACCAGAAATAAGCCCGATATGGAGGagacttgaaaagaaagaaacacctgttaccactttgaaatatgaattaaaaagttatgaaatattagcaaaattgttacaaaaaatgtcacctacagttatgcaaatagataaatatgatacgtggaacaaataa
- the LOC126876586 gene encoding katanin p60 ATPase-containing subunit A-like 2 isoform X2: MNGDLSMQGSMNKIFYNLRKKEESRISERHRNILYLVCDYLEHNGNQWTSWKEKAKPNLKIRHRYIDVSDVLFREARLSPEHRVCDNIDLEIIVAEYENYYKMKFQKYPILCKKITGREMTREVTNASKTSIETKAKSVSKQARSEPVKETNLQQKITDDNTNHINLAMTVTSIFPNESDGRSSEELFNVPMEQSMQSKILKCIEKFYSDNPELRKIAEDISCRRRHFIFVSSQEIIVNKLNVHWDDVIGLEECKTAVKEAVVYPLKYHIFFDGPFSPWKGILLYGPPGTGKTKLAKAVATECHCTFFNITASSLVSKWRGDSEKYIRVSCFVYVLFELAYSHSPTIIFIDEIDWIATNKGDCILSEPAKRFRSELLSRLDGLVSNENSNVVLLATTNSPWGIDAALLRRLEKQIYVSLPNEVARLGIFKLYLSNHLLENTDIVNHIVKCTERYSCADIKLLCKQAWLPEISPIWRRLEKKETPVTTLKYELKSYEILAKLLQKMSPTVMQIDKYDTWNK, translated from the exons aaatcagTGGACATCATGGAAAGAGAAGGCGAaaccaaatttgaaaattcgacatcg GTATATAGACGTTAGCGATGTATTATTCCGGGAAGCTCGTCTATCTCCCGAACATCGGGTTTGCGACAACatcgatttggaaattatcgttgcagagtatgaaaattattacaagatgaaatttcaaaaatatcccatattgtgtaagaaaataactggaagggaaatgacgagggaagtgacaaatgcaagcaaaac AAGTATTGAGACAAAAGCCAAATCTGTTAGTAAACAAGCGAGAAGTGAGCCTGTGAAAGAGACGAATCTACAGCAGAAGATAACTGATGACAATACGAATCATATTAATCTCGCAATGACAGTGACGTCAATATTCCCCAATGAGAGTGATGGACGTTCATCAGAAGAGCTATTTAACGTCCCAATGGAACAATCCATGCaatcgaagatattgaaatgcaTTGAAAAGTTTTATTCAGATAATCCGGAATTACGAAAGATTGCTGAGGACATCTCATGC agaagacgccattttatctttgtatcgTCACAGGAGATCatagtaaacaaattaaatgtacattgggatgacgttataggccTAGAGGAATGTAAAACCGCTGTTAAGGAGGCCGTTGTGTATCCCCTTAAGTATCATATCTTTTTTGATGGCCCGTTTTCCCCCTGGAAAGGTATTTTGCTGTACGGCCCACCTGGTACAG ggaaaacgaagttagcgaaggcagtcgcgacagaatgccattgcaccttttttaacataactgCCAGCTCATTGGTCAGCAAATGGAGAGGCGATTCCGAgaagtatatacgtgtaagttgctttgtctat gttttatttgaacttgcctatagtcattcgcctacaattatttttatcgacgagattgACTGGATCGCCACAAATAAAGGAGACTGTATATTGTCTGAACCTGCAAAGAGATTCAGATCAGAACTTCTTTCTAGATTGGATGGATTAGTGTCTAATGAGAATTCTAATGTAGTTCTTCTGGCTACAACTAATTCCCCTTG gggcattgatgcagctttactcaggcgtctcgaaaagcaaatatacgtatcattacccaatgaagttgctcgacttggtatattcaaattataccttagcaaccacttattagaaaatacagatattgtaaaccacatagtaaaatgtactgaaagatattcttgtgcagatataaaattgctttgtaAGCAAGCGTGGCTACCAGAAATAAGCCCGATATGGAGGagacttgaaaagaaagaaacacctgttaccactttgaaatatgaattaaaaagttatgaaatattagcaaaattgttacaaaaaatgtcacctacagttatgcaaatagataaatatgatacgtggaacaaataa